In one Cloacibacillus porcorum genomic region, the following are encoded:
- a CDS encoding EpsG family protein produces the protein MFVALNYSVLFIAFLCIDKITKYKYMLSYIFLAICCIILMAANFYNADYAGYEMFYYNNTDYGEFFYQELARYFSSHGFSYQKFKLITSILFLLNLFYIISLLVPKTIRTYVLGLYMMFPFFFDVIVVRNFMGNIFFMYAFVFFISEKKYKYYASFFFMALAIGFHSLYIIYLPFFLIPFIKSCQLLRRILYILIIIAFVIAVGGDIIKILSPLLLSYSNNLKIVRVLLYEARAKAGVMIFLFFTFTPLFFIWKYWKFYTRTQRKPKYSKFQYLSTNFLPYVYYANIILLLYLPLIVLQSNFYRIYANIAILNSIALLMAATDKHYYFRKATCIGIGSIYILRACMSLYVYKDVFSHNYIISYLL, from the coding sequence ATGTTTGTGGCCTTAAACTATAGCGTTTTATTCATAGCTTTCTTGTGTATTGATAAAATAACAAAATATAAATATATGTTATCCTACATATTTTTAGCGATATGTTGCATTATATTGATGGCAGCAAATTTTTATAACGCAGATTACGCTGGATATGAAATGTTTTATTACAATAACACTGATTATGGAGAATTCTTCTATCAAGAACTAGCCAGATATTTTAGTAGTCATGGTTTCTCATATCAAAAATTTAAGTTGATAACCTCTATCCTATTTTTATTAAACTTATTTTATATCATTAGCTTACTCGTGCCCAAAACCATACGCACTTATGTGTTAGGATTGTATATGATGTTTCCTTTTTTCTTTGATGTCATAGTTGTAAGAAATTTTATGGGGAATATCTTTTTCATGTATGCTTTTGTCTTTTTTATAAGTGAGAAAAAATATAAATATTACGCTTCGTTTTTCTTTATGGCACTGGCAATAGGTTTTCACAGCCTATATATAATATATTTGCCGTTTTTCTTAATACCTTTTATAAAAAGCTGCCAATTACTGCGAAGGATACTCTATATATTAATTATCATCGCTTTTGTCATTGCTGTCGGCGGGGATATAATAAAAATTTTATCGCCCTTGTTATTATCATATTCAAATAACTTAAAAATTGTCAGAGTTTTATTATATGAAGCTAGGGCAAAAGCTGGCGTTATGATTTTCCTGTTTTTTACCTTTACCCCGTTATTTTTTATATGGAAGTACTGGAAATTTTATACAAGAACACAGCGCAAGCCTAAGTACAGCAAATTTCAATACCTTTCCACTAATTTTTTACCATATGTATATTATGCCAATATAATACTTTTGCTGTATCTTCCTTTAATCGTACTTCAAAGCAACTTTTATAGAATCTATGCAAATATAGCAATCCTTAATTCTATTGCGTTATTAATGGCGGCAACAGATAAACACTACTATTTCAGAAAAGCAACCTGTATTGGAATCGGTTCGATATATATATTGAGGGCTTGTATGTCATTATATGTATACAAAGATGTGTTTAGCCATAATTATATTATCAGTTATTTATTATAA